The following coding sequences lie in one Coraliomargarita parva genomic window:
- the ispD gene encoding 2-C-methyl-D-erythritol 4-phosphate cytidylyltransferase, with the protein MIAVILLAAGSGQRMKGTVTDKILAPLHGIPAINYSVQAFLDAKFVDRFTIVYRDAEQQSALAYPLREINLQDKPVEWVQGGSERQDSVRHGLLSQTPDCRTVFIHDCARPLISVRALQSLYEVLQSSDAAVLAKPVTDTIKRLPETGGLKDTTAEDLDRSRLWAMETPQAFRYQSIMAAYDHIYAEGLKVTDDTAALAKIGKSITIVPDPDPNPKLTTPEDLEYIEWLLHKQTSQARA; encoded by the coding sequence ATGATAGCAGTCATCCTACTCGCGGCCGGCAGCGGCCAACGAATGAAGGGTACCGTAACGGATAAAATCCTGGCTCCCTTGCACGGCATTCCCGCCATCAACTACTCGGTCCAGGCATTTCTCGACGCGAAATTCGTGGACCGCTTTACCATCGTTTACCGCGATGCCGAACAGCAAAGCGCCCTCGCCTATCCTCTGCGCGAAATCAACCTGCAGGACAAGCCGGTCGAATGGGTGCAAGGCGGGTCCGAGCGTCAGGATTCCGTACGTCATGGCCTACTCTCTCAGACCCCGGACTGCCGGACGGTCTTCATCCACGATTGCGCGCGTCCCTTGATCTCCGTCCGCGCCCTGCAGTCACTTTATGAGGTCTTGCAGTCCAGCGATGCCGCCGTCCTGGCGAAACCGGTAACGGATACCATTAAGCGTCTGCCGGAAACGGGAGGCCTCAAGGATACGACAGCTGAAGATCTCGACCGTAGCCGTCTCTGGGCCATGGAGACCCCACAGGCCTTCCGTTACCAGAGCATCATGGCCGCCTACGATCATATCTATGCCGAAGGCTTGAAAGTCACGGACGATACGGCGGCACTTGCCAAGATTGGAAAATCCATCACCATCGTGCCCGATCCCGACCCCAACCCGAAATTAACCACCCCCGAAGACCTGGAGTACATCGAATGGCTGCTGCATAAACAGACCAGTCAAGCCCGGGCCTAA
- a CDS encoding thymidylate synthase — translation MRSYLDLLQHVLDHGTYRDDRTGTGTYSVFGAQARFSLAPDFPLLTTKKLHLRSIIHELLWFLKGDTNIRYLNENKVSIWNEWADKDGNLGRVYGAQWTDWQAPDGSRIDQIAEVIDTIRNNPDSRRHIVCAWNPGELKHMALPPCHALFQFYVANGELSCQLYQRSADIFLGVPFNIASYALLTMMVAQVCNLKPKEFIHTFGDLHLYANHLDQAKEQLSREPRPLPQMKLNPEVKTIDGFRYEDFKLVNYDPHPAIKAPIAV, via the coding sequence ATGCGTTCTTACCTCGACCTTCTGCAACACGTCCTTGACCACGGCACCTACCGTGACGACCGCACCGGCACCGGCACCTACTCCGTCTTCGGAGCACAGGCCCGGTTTTCACTGGCCCCCGACTTTCCCCTGCTCACGACCAAGAAGCTGCACCTGCGCTCCATTATCCATGAGCTGCTCTGGTTCCTCAAGGGAGACACGAACATTCGCTACCTGAATGAGAACAAGGTCAGCATCTGGAACGAGTGGGCCGATAAGGACGGCAACCTGGGACGTGTCTACGGTGCCCAATGGACCGACTGGCAGGCACCCGACGGTAGCCGCATCGACCAGATCGCGGAGGTCATCGACACCATCCGGAACAATCCCGATAGTCGCCGTCATATCGTCTGCGCATGGAACCCCGGCGAGCTCAAGCACATGGCCCTGCCGCCCTGCCACGCGCTCTTCCAGTTCTACGTGGCCAACGGTGAACTGAGCTGTCAACTCTACCAGCGCAGCGCCGACATCTTCCTCGGTGTTCCCTTCAATATCGCCTCCTATGCCTTGCTGACCATGATGGTCGCACAGGTCTGCAACTTAAAGCCCAAGGAGTTCATCCATACCTTTGGCGACCTGCACCTCTACGCCAACCATCTGGACCAGGCGAAAGAACAACTCTCCCGCGAACCGCGTCCCCTGCCCCAAATGAAACTGAATCCGGAGGTTAAGACCATCGACGGATTCCGTTACGAGGATTTCAAGCTGGTCAATTATGACCCGCATCCGGCCATCAAGGCACCGATTGCGGTCTAG
- a CDS encoding EI24 domain-containing protein yields the protein MKAFSDTAFAYKQAHRILWQHGYWRYLLLPLALSIGLMPALLFGFGGLSYYLGTVAESRLSGSEGGAVWLRWLVVLVMMCGVFGTGYVLYRNLVLVCYGPFLERLSMQAERTVIGHASESERPLWESLLRPLTITLYAVLASIGTLLLGLLLGFIPLIGSILSFFLFVPTQLFLGSVGYVDPYLERRGFSPREAFAQMRREFIPMLVFSIVGFLFLVVPLVGWFLAPTYSVVAGIVFGIRMLESDDAASH from the coding sequence ATGAAAGCCTTCTCCGATACCGCATTTGCCTACAAGCAAGCCCACCGCATCCTCTGGCAGCACGGGTATTGGCGCTATCTGCTCCTGCCCCTGGCACTGAGCATCGGCCTTATGCCGGCATTGCTGTTCGGGTTTGGAGGACTCTCCTACTATCTGGGCACCGTAGCGGAATCCCGGCTTTCGGGCTCCGAAGGCGGGGCGGTCTGGTTGCGCTGGCTGGTCGTGCTGGTCATGATGTGCGGTGTGTTTGGCACCGGCTATGTCCTCTACCGGAACCTGGTTCTCGTGTGCTATGGCCCCTTTCTCGAACGTCTTTCCATGCAGGCGGAACGCACCGTCATCGGGCACGCCAGTGAGAGCGAGCGCCCCCTCTGGGAGTCGCTTTTGCGACCGCTGACAATCACCCTGTACGCGGTGCTCGCGTCAATCGGAACACTCTTACTGGGACTGTTGCTCGGATTCATCCCCCTCATCGGTTCAATTCTCAGCTTTTTCCTCTTTGTTCCGACACAACTCTTCCTCGGTTCGGTCGGTTATGTGGACCCCTACCTCGAACGCCGCGGCTTCAGTCCCAGAGAGGCCTTTGCCCAGATGCGACGGGAATTCATCCCCATGCTGGTCTTCTCCATTGTCGGCTTCCTCTTTCTCGTCGTCCCCTTGGTCGGATGGTTTCTGGCGCCCACCTATTCCGTGGTGGCGGGTATCGTGTTTGGTATCCGCATGCTCGAATCCGACGATGCCGCCAGTCATTAG